In Enterobacter sp. 638, a single window of DNA contains:
- a CDS encoding Spy/CpxP family protein refolding chaperone — protein MRKIFRIALMAATLAGFTGMAQAVEVETAPEPTQDPIVQQLKLNNDQIAKIKALHKQLEADVFKIPTDSVKNGSLINVIQSGKWDEKAVREQLAAFSHIEEQARYYRMKYYFDVSQILTPEQRAEVRSQFAQAMSR, from the coding sequence ATGAGAAAAATTTTCCGTATCGCGCTGATGGCGGCAACTCTGGCGGGCTTTACTGGTATGGCGCAGGCGGTAGAGGTAGAAACCGCGCCGGAGCCTACGCAGGACCCGATCGTCCAGCAGCTGAAACTCAACAACGATCAGATTGCGAAGATTAAAGCGCTGCACAAGCAGCTGGAAGCCGACGTCTTTAAAATCCCGACGGATAGCGTGAAAAATGGCTCGTTGATTAACGTGATCCAGTCAGGCAAATGGGATGAGAAAGCGGTCAGAGAGCAGCTGGCTGCCTTTAGCCATATTGAAGAGCAGGCGCGGTACTACCGCATGAAATATTACTTCGATGTGAGCCAGATCCTGACCCCGGAACAGCGCGCCGAAGTCCGCTCGCAGTTTGCTCAGGCGATGAGCCGATAA
- a CDS encoding LysR family transcriptional regulator: MAKERALTLEALRVMDAIDRRGSFAAAADELGRVPSALSYTMQKLEEELDVVLFDRSGHRTKFTNVGRMLLERGRVLLEAADKLTTDAEALARGWETHLTLVTEALVPTAALFPLVERLANKANTQLSVITEVLAGAWERLETGRADIVIAPDMHFRSSSEINSKKLYSVMNVYVAAPDHPIHQEPEPLSEVTRVKYRGVAVADTARERPVLTVQLLDKQPRLTVTSLEDKRQALLAGLGVATMPYPFVEKDIAEGRLRVVSPEYTNEVDIIMAWRRDSMGEAKSWCLREIPKLFANK; the protein is encoded by the coding sequence ATGGCAAAAGAAAGGGCATTGACGCTTGAGGCGCTTCGCGTGATGGACGCGATCGACAGGCGTGGCAGCTTTGCCGCTGCGGCAGACGAGCTGGGGCGCGTTCCGTCTGCGCTGAGCTACACCATGCAGAAGCTCGAAGAAGAGCTGGACGTGGTGCTATTCGACCGTTCCGGTCACCGAACAAAATTCACCAATGTCGGACGCATGCTGCTGGAGCGCGGGCGCGTTCTGCTGGAAGCGGCCGACAAACTGACGACCGATGCGGAAGCGCTGGCGCGCGGCTGGGAAACGCACCTGACGCTGGTCACCGAAGCGCTAGTACCGACTGCCGCGTTATTCCCGCTGGTGGAGCGTCTGGCGAATAAAGCCAATACGCAGCTTTCCGTGATTACCGAAGTGCTGGCGGGCGCGTGGGAGCGTCTTGAAACGGGCAGGGCGGATATTGTGATTGCGCCGGATATGCACTTCCGTTCGTCGTCAGAGATCAATTCGAAAAAACTCTATAGCGTGATGAACGTTTACGTCGCTGCGCCGGATCATCCGATTCATCAGGAGCCGGAACCGTTATCCGAAGTGACCCGCGTGAAGTATCGCGGCGTGGCGGTGGCAGATACCGCGCGAGAACGCCCGGTGTTAACCGTCCAGCTTTTGGATAAACAGCCGCGTCTGACCGTGACGTCGCTGGAGGATAAGCGTCAGGCGCTGTTAGCCGGTTTGGGCGTCGCGACGATGCCGTATCCATTTGTCGAAAAAGATATTGCAGAAGGGCGTCTGCGCGTCGTCAGCCCGGAATACACCAATGAGGTCGATATCATTATGGCCTGGCGCCGCGACAGCATGGGCGAAGCCAAATCGTGGTGTTTACGCGAGATCCCTAAGCTGTTTGCGAACAAATGA
- the tdcB gene encoding bifunctional threonine ammonia-lyase/L-serine ammonia-lyase TdcB codes for MHITYDLPVTIEDIQAARKRLAGKIYKTGMPRSNYLSERCKGEIFLKFENMQRTGSFKIRGAFNKLSSLTEAERRKGVVACSAGNHAQGVSLSCAMLGIDGKVVMPMGAPKSKVAATRDYSAEVIMHGDNFNDTIAKVSEIVELEGRIFIPPYDDALVIAGQGTIGLEILEDLYDVDNVIVPIGGGGLIAGIATAIKSINPTINIIGVQSENVHGMAASYYAGEITNHRTTSTLADGCDVSRPGKLTFEIVRELVDDIVLVSEDDIRNSMVALIQRNKVVTEGAGALATAALLSGKLDHYIQGRKTVSIISGGNIDLSRVSQITGLVDA; via the coding sequence ATGCACATTACTTACGATCTTCCGGTGACGATTGAAGACATCCAAGCTGCTCGTAAACGACTGGCTGGCAAAATATATAAAACAGGAATGCCACGTTCTAATTATCTTAGTGAGCGTTGCAAAGGTGAAATATTCCTGAAATTTGAAAATATGCAGCGTACAGGTTCATTTAAAATTCGCGGTGCATTTAACAAATTAAGCTCGCTAACTGAGGCGGAACGACGTAAAGGCGTGGTTGCCTGTTCAGCAGGAAACCATGCTCAGGGTGTATCTCTTTCCTGCGCTATGCTGGGTATCGACGGCAAAGTGGTGATGCCGATGGGCGCGCCGAAATCAAAAGTGGCGGCAACGCGTGACTACTCCGCAGAAGTGATTATGCACGGTGACAACTTTAACGACACCATCGCGAAAGTCAGTGAAATCGTGGAGCTGGAAGGGCGCATCTTTATTCCTCCATACGATGATGCGTTGGTCATTGCCGGTCAGGGAACGATTGGTCTTGAGATCCTCGAAGATTTATACGACGTGGATAACGTGATTGTGCCTATTGGCGGCGGTGGTTTAATTGCCGGTATTGCTACCGCAATAAAATCCATCAACCCCACAATTAATATTATCGGTGTGCAATCTGAAAATGTTCATGGGATGGCGGCATCATATTATGCCGGTGAAATAACCAACCATCGAACGACAAGCACCTTAGCCGACGGTTGTGATGTTTCTCGCCCAGGGAAATTAACGTTTGAAATTGTGCGTGAATTAGTCGATGACATTGTCCTGGTGAGCGAAGACGATATTCGTAACAGCATGGTGGCGCTTATTCAAAGAAATAAAGTCGTGACCGAAGGCGCGGGTGCGCTGGCGACCGCTGCATTATTAAGTGGAAAATTGGATCATTATATTCAGGGACGGAAAACAGTCAGTATTATTTCCGGTGGTAATATCGATCTTTCACGTGTTTCCCAAATTACCGGTCTCGTCGACGCATAA
- a CDS encoding DUF805 domain-containing protein — translation MDWYLKVLKNYVGFGGRARRKEYWMFMLVNFVLAMVIGIVDRILGWERAGGEGILTTIYALLVFLPSWAVLFRRLHDTDRSAWWLLLILIPIIGWLVILVFCCQSGTPGENRFGPDPKHLA, via the coding sequence ATGGACTGGTATCTAAAAGTACTGAAAAACTACGTGGGATTTGGCGGCCGCGCCCGTCGCAAAGAGTACTGGATGTTCATGCTGGTGAACTTCGTTCTCGCCATGGTGATAGGAATTGTCGACAGGATTCTGGGCTGGGAGCGCGCGGGCGGCGAAGGCATTCTCACCACTATTTATGCGCTGTTGGTCTTTCTGCCATCCTGGGCGGTGCTGTTCCGCCGACTGCATGACACCGACCGTTCGGCGTGGTGGTTACTGCTGATTTTGATCCCGATTATCGGCTGGCTGGTGATTCTGGTCTTCTGCTGTCAGAGCGGTACGCCGGGTGAAAACCGTTTTGGTCCCGATCCCAAACATCTCGCATAA
- the tdcD gene encoding propionate kinase, with product MIEFPVVLVINCGSSSVKFSVLDAASCEALITGIADGVNTENAFISVNGGEPAPLARKDYEGALAAIALELEARDLMGSVALIGHRIAHGGSVFSESTPITDEVIDQIREISPLAPLHNYANLSGVEAAKHLFPGVQQVAVFDTSFHQTLAPQAYLYGLPYRYFEELGVRRYGFHGTSHRYVAQQAYSLLDIPQQDSGLVIAHLGNGASICAVRNGESVDTSMGMTPLEGLVMGTRCGDVDFGAMAWIAQQTGQTLDDLERVVNKESGLLGISGLSSDLRTLEKAWHDGHERARLAIETFVHRIARHIAGHAASLHRLDGVVFTGGIGENSKLIRQLVTDRLKVFGITLDPLKNALPGSAGERIITTDDSDVPCAVIPTNEEKMIALDAIRLGKVHPAAAYA from the coding sequence ATGATTGAGTTTCCGGTTGTACTGGTTATTAACTGTGGATCGTCTTCTGTGAAGTTTTCGGTGCTCGACGCGGCAAGCTGTGAGGCGCTGATCACCGGCATCGCGGATGGTGTTAACACGGAAAACGCCTTTATATCCGTGAACGGGGGCGAGCCAGCACCGCTGGCTCGCAAGGACTACGAAGGGGCGTTGGCCGCCATCGCCCTGGAACTGGAAGCGCGCGATTTAATGGGCAGCGTGGCCTTAATTGGCCACCGTATCGCTCACGGCGGCAGCGTTTTCAGTGAATCCACCCCGATCACCGATGAGGTCATCGACCAGATTCGTGAGATTTCCCCGCTGGCCCCGCTACACAACTACGCCAACCTCAGCGGTGTGGAAGCGGCAAAGCATCTTTTCCCGGGCGTGCAGCAGGTGGCGGTCTTCGATACCAGCTTCCACCAGACGCTTGCGCCGCAGGCATATTTATACGGCTTGCCGTACCGCTACTTTGAAGAGCTGGGCGTACGTCGCTACGGTTTCCACGGTACGTCACATCGTTACGTCGCCCAGCAGGCATATTCACTGCTGGATATTCCCCAGCAAGACAGCGGCCTGGTGATTGCCCATCTTGGCAACGGGGCCTCTATTTGCGCGGTGCGTAACGGCGAAAGTGTTGATACCTCCATGGGCATGACGCCGCTGGAAGGCTTGGTGATGGGCACGCGTTGTGGCGATGTGGATTTTGGCGCGATGGCGTGGATCGCTCAACAGACCGGCCAGACCCTGGACGATCTGGAACGTGTGGTGAATAAAGAGTCCGGCCTGCTGGGCATTTCGGGACTCTCTTCCGATTTGCGTACGCTGGAAAAAGCGTGGCATGACGGGCACGAGCGCGCGCGGCTGGCGATTGAGACGTTTGTGCATCGTATCGCGCGGCATATTGCCGGGCACGCGGCGTCACTGCACCGTTTGGACGGCGTGGTCTTTACCGGCGGCATTGGCGAGAACTCAAAACTGATCCGCCAACTGGTGACGGATCGCCTGAAGGTTTTCGGCATCACATTGGATCCGCTGAAAAATGCTCTACCGGGCAGCGCTGGCGAGCGAATCATCACCACTGATGATTCAGATGTGCCGTGCGCCGTCATCCCCACCAACGAAGAAAAAATGATCGCGCTGGATGCCATTCGTCTTGGAAAGGTCCATCCAGCCGCTGCTTACGCCTGA
- the garK gene encoding glycerate 2-kinase, which produces MKIVIAPDSYKESLSAAEVAQAIEKGFREIFPDAQYVSVPVADGGEGTVEAMIAATQGTEQHAVVTGPLGDKVSACWGISGDGATAIIEMAAASGLALVPAAKRNPLITTSRGTGELILDALDKGARNIIIGIGGSATNDGGAGMMQALGAKLCDANGKEIAFGGGSLMALNSIDVSGLDPRLKDCTIRVACDVTNTLVGELGASRIFGPQKGADEAKIVELDKNLSHFADVIKQCLHIDVKNVPGSGAAGGMGAALMAFLGAELRSGIEIVTQALNLEEHIHDCTLVLTGEGRLDSQSIHGKVPVGVANVAKKYHKPVIGIAGSLTPDVGVVHQYGIDAVFSVLNSIGSLEEAFRGAYDNIYRSSRNIAATLQVGMRTQG; this is translated from the coding sequence ATGAAAATCGTAATCGCCCCTGACTCTTATAAAGAAAGCCTATCTGCCGCCGAGGTAGCTCAGGCCATAGAAAAAGGATTTCGGGAAATATTTCCTGATGCTCAGTATGTTTCTGTGCCCGTCGCGGACGGTGGCGAAGGCACGGTCGAAGCCATGATTGCCGCCACCCAAGGGACAGAGCAACACGCGGTTGTCACGGGGCCGCTGGGCGACAAAGTCAGTGCCTGCTGGGGGATTTCTGGCGACGGCGCAACGGCGATTATCGAGATGGCCGCTGCCAGCGGTCTGGCGCTTGTTCCTGCCGCAAAACGCAATCCGTTGATCACCACATCGCGTGGAACGGGTGAGCTGATTCTGGATGCGCTGGATAAAGGCGCACGCAATATCATTATCGGTATTGGCGGCAGCGCCACTAACGATGGCGGGGCCGGCATGATGCAGGCGCTGGGGGCAAAACTGTGTGATGCTAATGGCAAAGAGATCGCTTTTGGTGGCGGCAGCCTGATGGCGCTCAACAGTATTGATGTTTCCGGACTGGATCCGCGTCTGAAAGACTGCACTATCCGCGTGGCTTGCGATGTGACCAACACGCTGGTGGGTGAACTCGGGGCCTCGCGTATTTTTGGTCCGCAAAAAGGGGCCGATGAAGCGAAAATTGTAGAGCTGGATAAAAACCTCAGCCATTTTGCGGACGTTATTAAGCAGTGCCTGCATATCGACGTGAAAAACGTGCCGGGTTCCGGCGCGGCGGGCGGTATGGGCGCTGCGCTGATGGCGTTCCTGGGCGCAGAGCTGCGCAGCGGGATTGAGATTGTCACCCAGGCATTAAACCTGGAAGAACATATCCACGATTGCACGCTGGTGTTGACCGGCGAGGGCCGTCTCGACAGCCAAAGTATCCACGGAAAAGTGCCTGTGGGTGTGGCGAACGTCGCTAAAAAATACCATAAACCCGTTATCGGTATTGCGGGCAGTTTGACCCCTGACGTGGGTGTCGTGCATCAATATGGTATCGATGCCGTCTTTAGCGTCCTGAACAGTATTGGCTCACTGGAAGAGGCATTCCGTGGGGCCTATGACAATATTTATCGGTCGTCGCGTAATATTGCCGCCACTTTGCAGGTGGGGATGCGCACGCAAGGGTGA
- the pflB gene encoding formate C-acetyltransferase, whose product MKVNMDISATPYSDAWAGFRTNEWQNTIDVRDFIQHNYTPYEGDESFLAQATPATTALWHKVMDGIRQENATHAPVDFDLNVATTITAHAPGYIDKDLETVVGLQTDKPLKRALHPYGGINMIRSSFEAYGREMDPQFEYLFTHLRKTHNQGVFDVYSPDMMRCRKSGVLTGLPDGYGRGRIIGDYRRVALYGISYLVRERELQFADLQSKMERGDDLEATIRLREELSEHRRALLQIQEMAANYGFDISRPAMNAQEAVQWLYFAYLAAVKSQNGGAMSLGRTATFIDIYIERDMQAGRLNEIQAQELIDHFIMKIRMVRFLRTPEFDTLFSGDPIWATEVIGGMGLDGRTLVSKSSFRYLHTLNTMGPAPEPNLTILWSEELPIAFKKYAAQMSIATSSLQYENDDLMRTDFDSDDYAIACCVSPMVIGKQMQFFGARANLAKILLYAINGGVDEKLKIQVGPKTAPLLDDVLDYDTVMASLDHFMDWLAVQYISALNLIHYMHDKYSYEASLMALHDRDVHRTMACGIAGLSVATDSLSAIKYATVQPVRDHNGLAVDFVITGEYPQYGNNDDRVDSIACDLVERFMKKIQALPTYRNAVPTQSILTITSNVVYGQKTGNTPDGRRGGTPFAPGANPMHGRDRKGAVASLTSVAKLPFTYAKDGISYTFSIVPQALGKDEGVRKTNLVGLLDGYFHHEASIEGGQHLNVNVMNREMLMDAIEHPENYPNLTIRVSGYAVRFNALTREQQQDVISRTFTQAI is encoded by the coding sequence ATGAAGGTTAATATGGATATCAGCGCGACGCCGTACAGCGACGCGTGGGCCGGGTTTCGCACAAATGAATGGCAAAACACGATCGATGTGCGTGATTTTATTCAGCACAACTATACCCCGTACGAAGGCGACGAATCCTTCCTTGCGCAGGCGACGCCTGCTACGACGGCGCTGTGGCATAAAGTGATGGACGGCATTCGACAGGAAAACGCCACCCATGCGCCGGTCGATTTCGATTTAAACGTTGCCACCACCATCACCGCTCACGCCCCAGGCTATATCGACAAAGATCTCGAAACCGTCGTGGGTTTGCAGACGGATAAACCGCTGAAGCGCGCGCTGCATCCGTACGGCGGGATCAACATGATCCGCAGCTCATTCGAAGCCTACGGACGTGAAATGGATCCGCAGTTCGAATATCTGTTCACGCATCTGCGTAAAACACATAACCAGGGCGTATTTGACGTCTATTCGCCGGATATGATGCGCTGTCGTAAATCGGGTGTGCTCACCGGCTTGCCGGATGGCTACGGTCGCGGACGTATTATTGGTGATTACCGCCGCGTGGCGCTCTACGGCATCAGCTATCTGGTGCGCGAGCGCGAACTGCAGTTTGCCGATCTCCAGTCCAAAATGGAGCGTGGCGACGATCTCGAAGCCACGATCCGCCTGCGTGAAGAGTTGTCAGAGCACCGCCGCGCGCTGCTGCAAATTCAGGAGATGGCGGCGAACTACGGCTTTGATATTTCTCGCCCGGCCATGAACGCGCAGGAAGCGGTGCAGTGGCTGTACTTTGCCTATCTGGCTGCGGTGAAATCGCAGAACGGCGGGGCGATGTCGCTCGGTCGTACGGCGACGTTTATCGATATTTATATTGAGCGCGATATGCAGGCAGGACGCCTGAATGAAATCCAGGCGCAGGAGCTGATCGACCATTTCATCATGAAGATTCGCATGGTGCGTTTCCTGCGTACCCCGGAATTCGATACGCTTTTCTCGGGCGATCCGATTTGGGCGACGGAAGTGATCGGCGGCATGGGGCTGGATGGGCGCACGCTGGTGAGCAAATCGTCGTTCCGCTATCTTCATACGCTGAACACCATGGGGCCTGCGCCGGAGCCAAACCTGACGATCCTGTGGTCAGAAGAGTTGCCGATTGCCTTTAAAAAATATGCTGCGCAAATGTCGATTGCCACCTCATCGTTGCAGTACGAAAACGATGATCTGATGCGCACGGATTTTGACAGCGATGATTACGCCATCGCCTGCTGCGTCAGCCCGATGGTGATTGGCAAGCAGATGCAGTTCTTCGGTGCGCGCGCCAACCTCGCCAAAATCCTGCTGTACGCGATCAACGGCGGTGTGGATGAGAAGCTAAAAATCCAGGTCGGGCCGAAAACCGCGCCGCTGCTGGACGATGTGCTGGATTACGACACCGTGATGGCGAGCCTGGATCACTTTATGGACTGGCTGGCGGTGCAGTACATCAGCGCGCTGAATCTCATTCACTATATGCATGATAAATACAGCTACGAAGCCTCGCTGATGGCGCTGCATGACCGCGATGTGCATCGCACCATGGCCTGCGGGATCGCTGGATTATCCGTTGCAACCGATTCGCTGTCCGCTATCAAATACGCGACGGTCCAGCCGGTGCGCGACCATAACGGTCTGGCGGTAGATTTCGTTATCACCGGGGAATATCCGCAGTACGGTAATAATGACGACCGCGTGGACAGCATCGCCTGTGACCTGGTTGAGCGCTTTATGAAGAAAATTCAGGCGCTGCCAACCTATCGCAACGCCGTGCCAACCCAGTCGATTTTGACCATCACCTCTAACGTGGTGTATGGGCAGAAGACCGGCAACACGCCGGACGGACGCCGCGGCGGCACGCCGTTTGCGCCAGGGGCGAACCCGATGCACGGGCGCGATCGTAAAGGGGCGGTGGCGTCGTTAACCTCCGTGGCGAAACTGCCGTTCACCTACGCCAAAGACGGGATTTCGTATACGTTCTCCATCGTGCCGCAGGCGCTGGGCAAAGATGAAGGAGTGCGTAAAACCAATCTGGTCGGGCTGTTGGATGGGTATTTCCACCACGAGGCATCCATTGAAGGGGGGCAGCATCTCAACGTTAACGTGATGAACCGCGAAATGCTGATGGATGCGATCGAACATCCAGAGAATTACCCAAACCTGACAATCCGTGTTTCGGGCTATGCAGTGCGCTTTAATGCGCTCACCCGCGAACAGCAGCAAGACGTGATTTCACGTACCTTCACCCAGGCGATTTAA
- the tdcC gene encoding threonine/serine transporter TdcC gives MSNTESIIVSQTKTTSWRKSDTTWTLGLFGTAIGAGVLFFPIRAGFGGLIPILLMLVLAYPIAFYCHRALARLCLSGSNPSGNITETVEEHFGKTGGVVITFLYFFAICPLLWIYGVTITNTFMTFWENQLQMPALNRGFVALFLLLLMAFVIWFGKDLMVKVMSFLVFPFIASLILISLSLIPYWNSAVIDQVSMSDLSFTGHDGILVTVWLGISIMVFSFNFSPIVSSFVVSKREEYEGEFGKEFTEQKCSKIIGRASLLMVAVVMFFAFSCLFTLSPQNMAEAKAQNIPVLSYLANHFATMTGTKSTFATVLEYGASIIALVAIFKSFFGHYLGTLEGLNGLVLKFGYKGDKKKVSVGKLNTISMIFIMGSTWVVAYANPNILDLIEAMGAPIIASLLCLLPMFAIRKVPALAKFRGRTENLFVTAVGLLTILNIVYKLF, from the coding sequence ATGAGCAATACTGAAAGCATTATTGTCAGTCAGACAAAAACAACGTCCTGGCGGAAATCAGATACGACCTGGACGCTGGGGTTGTTTGGTACGGCCATCGGCGCAGGCGTTTTATTCTTCCCTATTCGCGCCGGTTTTGGCGGCCTGATCCCCATCTTACTGATGCTGGTATTGGCATACCCAATCGCCTTTTATTGCCACCGTGCACTGGCGCGCTTGTGCCTGTCCGGCAGCAATCCGTCGGGCAATATCACCGAGACGGTAGAAGAGCATTTCGGTAAAACCGGCGGTGTGGTGATCACCTTCCTTTATTTCTTTGCCATTTGCCCGCTGCTGTGGATTTACGGCGTCACCATTACGAACACCTTTATGACTTTCTGGGAAAACCAGCTCCAGATGCCTGCGCTGAACCGTGGCTTTGTGGCCCTGTTCCTGTTGCTGCTGATGGCGTTTGTTATCTGGTTTGGTAAAGACCTGATGGTCAAGGTGATGAGTTTCCTGGTGTTCCCGTTTATTGCCAGCTTGATTCTGATTTCCCTGTCGTTGATTCCTTACTGGAACTCGGCGGTGATCGACCAGGTCAGTATGAGCGATCTCTCCTTCACCGGGCATGACGGCATTCTGGTCACCGTCTGGCTGGGCATTTCCATCATGGTCTTCTCCTTTAACTTCTCACCCATCGTCTCCTCTTTTGTGGTCTCGAAACGTGAAGAGTACGAAGGCGAATTTGGTAAAGAATTTACCGAGCAGAAATGTTCCAAAATCATCGGCCGCGCCAGCTTGCTGATGGTCGCTGTGGTCATGTTCTTCGCCTTTAGCTGCCTGTTTACGCTCTCTCCGCAAAATATGGCAGAAGCCAAAGCGCAGAACATACCGGTGCTTTCTTACCTGGCGAACCACTTCGCTACCATGACTGGCACCAAATCGACATTCGCCACCGTGCTGGAATACGGCGCGTCGATCATCGCGCTGGTCGCCATTTTCAAATCCTTCTTCGGTCACTATCTGGGCACGCTGGAGGGACTGAACGGCCTGGTGCTGAAGTTCGGCTATAAAGGCGATAAGAAGAAAGTCTCCGTCGGCAAACTGAACACCATCAGCATGATCTTCATCATGGGTTCGACCTGGGTTGTGGCTTACGCCAACCCGAACATTCTCGACCTTATCGAAGCCATGGGCGCGCCGATTATCGCTTCTCTGCTGTGCCTGCTGCCGATGTTCGCCATTCGTAAAGTCCCTGCACTGGCGAAGTTCAGAGGCAGAACCGAGAACCTGTTCGTTACCGCGGTTGGTCTGCTGACCATTCTGAATATCGTTTACAAACTGTTCTGA
- the tdcA gene encoding transcriptional regulator TdcA produces MNTIILPKTQHLVVFQEVIKSGSIGSAARQLGLTQPAVSKIINDVESYFGVELIVRKNTGVKLTSAGQTLLAYSESITREMKNMVSEMNSLSFSTVIDVSFGYPSLIGFTFLSSMLKKFKEVFPKARVSMFEAQLSSFLPAIRDGRLDFAIGTLSDEMLLQDLHVEPLFESEFVLVASKSRTCTGPTTLASLTNEQWVMPQTDMGYYKELLTTLQNNHISIENIVQTDSVVTIYNLVLNADYLTVIPRDMIAPFGSDQFIVLPVEEKLPVARYAAVWSKNYRIKKSASVLVELAKQYSAQNSERRKQFVITE; encoded by the coding sequence ATGAACACTATTATTCTACCGAAAACGCAACACCTCGTTGTATTTCAGGAAGTCATTAAAAGTGGATCCATTGGTTCTGCCGCCCGCCAGCTCGGTCTTACGCAGCCAGCAGTCAGCAAAATTATCAACGATGTCGAATCCTACTTTGGAGTCGAACTGATTGTGCGCAAAAACACGGGCGTGAAGCTCACCAGCGCCGGGCAAACGCTGCTGGCTTACTCAGAATCCATCACCCGCGAAATGAAGAACATGGTCAGCGAGATGAACAGCCTGAGCTTCAGCACCGTTATTGACGTGTCGTTCGGTTATCCGTCGTTAATCGGTTTTACTTTCCTCTCCAGCATGCTCAAAAAATTCAAAGAAGTGTTCCCGAAAGCGCGAGTGTCGATGTTTGAAGCGCAGCTCTCGTCATTTTTGCCCGCGATTCGCGACGGGCGACTGGATTTTGCTATCGGAACGCTCAGTGACGAAATGCTCCTGCAGGATCTGCACGTTGAGCCACTGTTTGAATCCGAGTTTGTGTTGGTGGCCAGTAAATCACGAACGTGCACCGGCCCGACAACCCTGGCATCGCTCACGAACGAGCAGTGGGTGATGCCGCAAACCGATATGGGCTACTACAAAGAATTACTCACTACCCTTCAGAATAACCACATCAGCATTGAAAACATCGTTCAGACCGATTCCGTTGTCACTATTTATAACCTGGTGCTTAACGCTGATTATCTCACCGTTATTCCTCGTGACATGATCGCTCCCTTTGGCTCCGACCAATTTATCGTGCTCCCTGTGGAAGAAAAATTACCTGTCGCACGCTATGCGGCAGTATGGTCAAAAAATTATCGTATTAAAAAATCCGCTTCGGTATTAGTGGAGTTAGCGAAGCAATATTCTGCGCAAAACAGTGAAAGGCGAAAGCAATTTGTCATAACAGAATAA
- a CDS encoding pirin family protein, translating to MITTRTAKQCGQADFGWLQARYTFSFGHYFDPKLLGYASLRVLNQEVLAPGASFQPRTYPKVDILNLILEGEAEYRDSEGNHVQAKAGEALLISTQPGISYSEHNLSKDKTLTRMQLWLDACPERENPAVQKINLSGDKQQVIASPDGIHDSLQLRQQVWLHHIELKKGEQASFQLHGPRAYLQSIHGTVHALTHTEEKEALTCGDGAFIRDEANITLVADTPLRALLIDLPV from the coding sequence ATGATTACGACAAGAACAGCAAAACAGTGCGGACAAGCCGATTTTGGTTGGCTGCAGGCCCGCTACACCTTTTCCTTTGGACACTACTTTGATCCCAAATTGCTCGGTTACGCCTCACTGCGCGTGCTGAATCAGGAAGTGCTCGCTCCGGGCGCGTCTTTCCAGCCGCGTACGTATCCGAAAGTGGATATCCTGAATCTGATCCTCGAAGGTGAAGCAGAATATCGCGATAGCGAGGGCAATCACGTCCAGGCGAAGGCGGGTGAAGCGTTATTGATTTCAACCCAACCGGGCATTAGCTACAGCGAGCATAACCTCAGCAAAGATAAAACGCTGACCCGCATGCAGCTGTGGCTTGATGCCTGTCCGGAACGCGAAAATCCGGCCGTGCAGAAGATCAATCTGAGCGGCGACAAGCAGCAAGTGATCGCCTCACCGGATGGCATTCACGATAGCCTGCAATTGCGCCAGCAGGTGTGGCTGCACCATATTGAGCTGAAGAAAGGGGAACAGGCGAGTTTCCAGCTTCACGGCCCGCGAGCCTATCTGCAATCGATTCACGGCACGGTACATGCGCTGACGCACACGGAAGAGAAAGAAGCGCTCACCTGCGGTGACGGCGCGTTTATCCGCGATGAAGCGAATATCACGCTGGTTGCCGACACGCCGCTGCGCGCGCTGCTGATTGATTTGCCGGTATAA